CATTTTTCGTCCaacacatttttcatttctccAAGCATCAATCActgagaaaaaaagaagaagaagaagatttctTGACAATCCGACTGCAACCTTTTCCTTGTGCAAAGGAAAATTTGTTCAAATCGCAATTCTCACTAACCATCACCAGCCTGCTGCTATACCTCCCTCTGGGTCATTGCAAATTTCTCGGCAGCCTGGCCttgggtgcaatgccaaattcAATCTTCAATATCCGGCACATGGCCATCATTGTGCTGGTGCTCACCATCGTCTCCTCCTACTCCATAATCAATCCACGGTAGCATTGACTCGAACAACACAACTAATGGATTACGATTCCTAACATCGCGGGGGGGAGCCTGCACGCCTTGAGCCGGGTTGGCAGCTTGGCGACCATTCAGTTGTACCTCTCTCATTCTTGGGTCAACCAGAAAATTTTGCAGGTTATCAGGGGGCATTGTCGACACTGAATCCGAGAAATCCGATACCAATAAATGGGGATACctggaaaacaagaaattttcttttagtttaGAAACGCTGTTCTAGATGCACAACTAACCTACCAGCACAAGAATACTACTCGCCCCTTCTAGATGCACAACTAACCTACCAGCACAAGAATACTACTAGAACAAGTAAaaagatcaagaagaagaaagctgTAGGCAGGACAACCCCTGTGAATGTAAAGAAAATACTCACTCATTTTTCTCCAATGAAAATGCTTCTTTCCTCACACAAGCCCAGTCCTGAATGTCTATTCTATTATTCTCCAGTGTTTCAATCACCAGCATTGCAGAGTTCCTAAGCAATTTTTGCAGGTCAGGAAGCCTCCAAATGATATAACTcctttcaatatatatattaatcagaTGGTCCAAGGATGGGCTCCCCGTTTGATCTGATCTGAAAAAACTGTTCTTGAGTATGTTTGTCCATGCCTGATCTTTCAAAGGTACTTTCGTAACTAATTTTTTCAGAACTGATGGGTGAAGCATCAAAGCTTGCTTTAGAAGATCAGTCGAAGAAGCTTTTCTAGACTCGGTTGTGGAAGATTTTGAAATTGCTGGATCCTCGAGATAAAATCGGCAAACGGCAAGagaatatgaaaaatttggaaataaCCATAAGGAACTGTCAGAGCCATATTCCTCAGAGAACCGTTCCAACCACTCATATTCTTCAGCCCTCAGAGAGAAATAGTCAACGCTAAACATGGCACCCTTTGGATCATCTGAATCTAGTGAAAGTAACAACTTACAAATTTCAAGAGCAGAGCGATGGCATCCACGCCTGTCCATGTTTTTCATGTGAGCAAAAAGGGTAGAGAATAAAGGTCTGTTATTTTCATGACTATATTTCAACTGGCAGTTCCCCTGCAAGGGGTTGAACATTGGATGCCAGGCGCATTCTAAGCCATATAAACACTTTGCAATAGCATCTGCTGACATTTGACGTTCACCCATGAACTCAAAATATTCTGCCATAGTAATCAATGAATCTGAATGATAGGGATGATGCAGCAGAATACTAGCTATGCCATTAAGATCGTGTATTGCTTTAGCTGCTTCATATGCTCTCTGAACTTCACCATAGGAAGATGAGTGTACATACCTACACAATCACAAAAACTGATTTAAGGTTCagttaaaaatacaaaacacaGCCTACTTGTGCATTCaatgaaaaattatatcttaTCAATGTCTACTTAgcaaaccaaaaaagaaaacatgaaaagaaagaaggaaaaaaaacagCCCCAGTTCTTTGGAAAATTACTCCACAAATAAATGGAAATTTAGAGAACTTGTTCAAACACAAAAATTCTCTAAAcaaaaaatggagatttggaaaaccCGGTTCTCCAAGATTTGGACTGAACttgaaaaattcctaaaatgaGCTCTCCAAATTTTCCTCACTGGTTTGAAGATTTGGAAAATGCTGTTTTCCAAAACATGTACCACTCTAACACAAGTTACACAAAAGGAAAACTTCCCACTCTCTCTTTTGAAGATATGTtcaaatttcctttttttttcttttttggtagtTCTAACATttgaatactttttttttttttggggggggggggggtagttCTAACATTTGAATACAATTTCCAAATCTTCTACacaaaatgaaaactagagattACTGGGGAAACATTTTCCATGAATGAAAAAAACTGAGCTGTTTCACGTTTGATAAGTATACAAACTGGCACATTTCCATATATAAAAAAGTCTCTTAAAACATTTACATCTAAACAAAGCAAAGCAGCAAGAAGGTAGAGTATCTCAAATACATCAAATCAATAGAGATCCATCTACAACTAATGCAATTTAGTGAGTCAGTCCACCATTAAGAGTTTCCTATcaccttttttcatttttcccattGTTTTTCACCAcagttgaaaataaattaatatcaagTCAACGGTTACATAAAATGGTTAGTGCCCCTGATGAGCATAGTAATTCCTACAACACATGGACTCAGGTAAGGAACCAGGTGCAGTTGTATAAACATGCTTTTGACCATTAACCTTAGGATATTGGGATTTGTACCTGGAAGTTGGATCTGGTATTGGATATGTTgtgaacatttaaatttaatgcacGTGATATAATATTCTAACACACACACATTATTGTTCAAAACTGTACTTGAAACGTACAAGAAAATGAGACTTCTCTATCTTACCTGTGTTAAAgcttccaaaattttctttagTACCAAATATGAGCTTCACTTTCTTAAAGTACCAGGCCGAAGGTGAATGAAGAATATCTTGTGTGGCTCAAATCAAATCAGTTACTTTTAGGCTGGTTGTTCTCAACAATCAGCAAAGAAGTGCTTGCTCAGGTTGTTCATTGTGAGTCATCATCTAAACTATGGTGTGCACTCAAAAATCTATACTCAACAGCAAACAATGGCGAAGTCTTTTAACTCAAGCAACAACTTAGGTTAACTAAGAAAGGTAAAGGTTCTATGTCAGTAAATGAGTATATTTTGAAGATTACTATTAGACATGCTCTTACTGCTACTGGGGAACCTATGTCTGATAAAGACTTACTATGAATTGTTATCAATGGTTTAGACTCAGATTACTGTTGTCTCTCATCaaatatcaaatggatgagataAATCTGGAGAAGGTTCAGTACTTGTTCCTTATGCATGATAGTCAATTCTATTGATGGAAATATCTCTGTAAACGTTGCCTCTAATTGGTCATGAAATGTGGATAATAATAGACGTTTCCATCGATTTGATAGAAACTTTCAGCATCCAAAATTTATTGGTTCTGGTATGCCTGTTGTTCAAACAGATCAGAAAGCTTATTTGGCAGCTACTAGTGGTTCTACTGAAGTGTCTTTTAGCTGAGGCAAGTCCAGTTCAATATTCACATTTTTCTAGTACACCTGAAGCCTATTTTGCCTCTCCTGACACCCTGAATGAGTGATCTTGGTCTCTTGATTCTGGTGCAACAAATCATATTGCCTCTAATCTCAACAATCTAAATCTTCATTCTCAGTATCAAGGTACTAAGAAAGTTACAGTTCGCAACGGTAAGAAACTGAATGTTACACATGTAGGTTTTAGTCATTTACATACACAAACTAAACCAGTTTCTACTCTTTCTTTACCTAATGTCTTACATGTTCCAGCAATGACCAAGAATCTAATCAGTGTTTCTAAACTTACAAAAGGCAATAATGTTATTGTTGAGTTTCATGCTgattcttgtttgattaaggacaaggacACGTGAACTGTGCTACTCCAAGGTCAACTTAGAGATGGATTTTATCAATTTGCACCTGCCTCTTCTAGAAGTTCATCTCTACTTTCAAGTCctgctccaatttcttttttccAGTTCAGCCTCAGTTTCTACTAATGAAGACTCCTTTGTTTTCACCATTTTATTCAGGCTTTAAGACTTTTTCTACACAATTGAATCCTAGCTTAAAACAATGTAATGCCAGTTCTTTCACTGCAAGTACAGTTTGAAATAAAACTGTGTGATTTCTGGCATACAAAGCTAGGTCATCCTCATTTTTCTGAACTACtgataattttgaataaaatgaatGTTTCCTGTTCACattcatctctttctttttgtgaaTCCTATTAAGTTTGGCAAATGCATCAATTACCTTCTAATGATTGTGAAATTAAAGCCAAACAGCCCCTTGAACTTGTCTATTCTGATCTTTGGGGAccagcttctcatctttctacTAAAGGATATAggtcttatattatttttgttaatgctTATACCAGGTATACCTGGCTTATACCCTTTGAAATTAAAATCTGAAGCTCTTGCCACCCTTATTAGATTCCATAAGTTTGCGTACAGTATAATACCAAACTCATATCTTTAAATCTGATAATGGTTGTGAATTTAAGtgtttcttcctaattttcatCAGCATGGTATTCAACCTAGACTTGCTTGTCCTCATACACATCAACAGAATGGTGTTGCATAAAGAAAACATTGACACATAGCTGAGATGGGTTTAACTCTACTTGCTTATGCTTGTATGCCCTTAAAATTTGGGGTAGAAGCATTTCAAGCTGCAGTTTTTCTTATCAATCTATTACCTTCTTCAGCTCCAAAGATTTCTTCTCCTTTTGAGATGCTTTATCATAAATCACCAAATTATTCATCACTTCAGCCTTTTGGTTACACCTGTTTTCCTTACCTTGACCCTATAATCATCATAGTTAGATTTTCGTTCTTCTTGAGTGTGTTTTCATAGGGTATGGTCAGACACATGCTGGGTATAAGTGTTTGCACCCTTCAGGCAAAATCTACATTTCCAGATATATTCACTTCAATGTATCTGAATTCCTTATAAAGTCTTAATTTTATCTTCACCAGTCTCAGCTCCTTCCTGTTTTGTTTCCAGTTTACCCATTTCCTACAATCTTTTTCATCTCCTTATTTCTCCGTAGCAGTCTCCTAATACTTCACCTTCTCATCAAGATACCTTTACCCTTTCACGGCAGCCATAGAGGTTACTTCCTTCTTCATCTCAGCCTACATTACAATCTAGACTTTGTCCTAAGCCCAAGTCTGTTCATCCTATGATCACTGGATCAAAGAGCAAACGACTTTTATCTACCAAACCCACATCCTTCTCACCAATTCCTTAGTGAATGAACTAGAACCTCATTCAGTTAAGGCTGCTTTATTAGACCCTAGATGGCTTAAGGCTATCAAGAAGAATTTGCAGCCATACAGCATAATGACACCTGGGAGATTGTTCCACATTCTTCTGACATGAATCTGATTGGTTTAAATGGGTATTTAGGATCAAATATAACCCAGATGGTACTGCTTTTAAGTACAAGGCTTGATTGGTTGCTAAGGGTTCTCATCAAACTCCTGGTGTAGATTTTTTCTGAAACatttagtgttagtgccctaatactagatttagatgacatctagcggTATCAATTAGGGACTTATGATAtaaatcttgcaaatataataaaatatgttttcatattttaaaatcatatcttcattcatacctctccaatTATCGTATATGAATGAGCCTTTAGATTTCCTATCGattgtcttattcttaagtgttaagaatatataaCAAAGACTATCAATCACGGACTGACACATGGcttactacatttgattagtatgagatactaatgataaaggatggtgagacatgtgggtagatgttagtggaacatctactgaatgtgacgaACATGACAAATCACATGGTTGAGAGGATATTTGATCTGTCATAGGCattcgattgtgttactggtccttagaccagaggcaacacagttgtcttgtatgttggtgGCTGAGACTTACCTTTGTTAAAAACCGTCCAGTTACCGAATAAAGAAATGCACTGTATGGTCTGTGTGCAGTAGCGTATGGAGGCAAGTGATTGCTAATAGGATTCGTCGCGAGGcgaatatcctatgcgatcagtggtggtTGTGGTTGTATGAATCTCTGTCTAgagtacacttgattggaaaatgTTTCCAATGTCAGAAGAAGTTCCGATGTGTCATCTCGACTGCACCacactagatcttggcatagctatcgAGTTAGTAAGTTTGATCACTCTATGACTttcactcgatcgggatgttaatcgatggagggattatagtacatgggaatcGGAAACTCAAATGGGTTCTCATTGAAGtttgacttcattactggtaggattgccctgacataatgctagttgtcactcggGGTACTTTGAGGAGATAGAGAGATCCTCATTGTAGACCAAAGTTGTTTGTCGATGTCAAAGTGTTTGA
The Diospyros lotus cultivar Yz01 chromosome 12, ASM1463336v1, whole genome shotgun sequence DNA segment above includes these coding regions:
- the LOC127787061 gene encoding uncharacterized protein LOC127787061; the encoded protein is MSARLLRKVLKEQEAQEQQRQHLGTEEEPEVNDGDHSDPLDLPTRASVNPFDLLDDDGHDHDQEHEPDIADEPSAGSINDKETFSVKSSINTTRLSNHKTKKKKKKKNKEDGFSSAQNIGNHLDVMLENLSVEDNSFSSISKAKQTNLEIVDNLCKHGKSSILQVDPKFLSAENELRRIFGSKVVGSFQKSHQAGSSRQVHGGRRGNHKHRRTILVTPSEHWPRWDGSLSMELLETRDGYHYFRYVHSSSYGEVQRAYEAAKAIHDLNGIASILLHHPYHSDSLITMAEYFEFMGERQMSADAIAKCLYGLECAWHPMFNPLQGNCQLKYSHENNRPLFSTLFAHMKNMDRRGCHRSALEICKLLLSLDSDDPKGAMFSVDYFSLRAEEYEWLERFSEEYGSDSSLWLFPNFSYSLAVCRFYLEDPAISKSSTTESRKASSTDLLKQALMLHPSVLKKLVTKVPLKDQAWTNILKNSFFRSDQTGSPSLDHLINIYIERSYIIWRLPDLQKLLRNSAMLVIETLENNRIDIQDWACVRKEAFSLEKNEYPHLLVSDFSDSVSTMPPDNLQNFLVDPRMREVQLNGRQAANPAQGVQAPPRDVRNRNPLVVLFESMLPWIDYGVGGDDGEHQHNDGHVPDIED